Proteins from one Streptosporangium becharense genomic window:
- a CDS encoding S9 family peptidase, giving the protein MMISATGNRAGTAVGARERPFVRRLNFRFSPAGRYAACLAVDGRDSSMNPELWDLTGLAPRLRTVRTRDGETTANVPLSTDEGDLLLCRSGAYGSRLTFASRPDSGKAVEEVELISVRRGGLRLFSGTARIPALVLETDGDANTVVWRLSGRAAPPERIIRLPYPVGGGVWLDESGDRLALVSTEPGTGTMVLDLPHGDMTALGLPGGEHLLLAAPHGGVLLTAARQGGVHRLGVRRPGDRGPTVFPDRLNETEGIVVPLALDPTGRFLALSVTRRARSHLLVHDLVADEASEIALPPGELYPTAHWSGGGLRLIHSTPDRPTGVITVLEPSRPRLLVPRDGRRFRWTAARTRQYPAPVGTTEAVVYGDPVGSRHLVVALHGGPEAAWRLGFDPLFQRLASEDIAVVAPNQRGSTGYGATHRDAVHGAWGGPDLADVLHLGRSLVAERGPDRPRPMLYGASYGAYLALLAAAAEPDLWDRAAVVAPFLSGTLLYEDGPGPVRNLIDRLGGREEIRNDDLGPRDLLRLAGRIRLPLLIVHGERDPIIPVSHSRRLHDRLLQTRHVHGTPTTYLEVSGAGHDPLSDGGGHAVALRVLGFFRAASPGEEQRMDEGSGARHSPRPSIRDKESS; this is encoded by the coding sequence ATGATGATCTCCGCAACGGGGAACCGGGCGGGTACGGCGGTCGGCGCGCGGGAGCGGCCGTTCGTCCGCAGACTGAACTTCCGTTTCTCCCCCGCCGGACGGTACGCCGCCTGCCTGGCCGTGGACGGCCGTGATTCCTCGATGAACCCGGAACTGTGGGACCTCACCGGCCTCGCGCCTCGCCTTCGGACGGTGCGCACCCGGGACGGCGAGACCACCGCGAACGTGCCGCTCTCGACGGATGAAGGTGATCTTCTGCTGTGCCGGTCCGGCGCGTACGGCTCGCGGCTCACCTTCGCCTCCCGCCCGGACAGCGGGAAGGCCGTCGAAGAAGTCGAGCTGATCAGCGTCCGGAGAGGCGGTCTCCGGCTCTTCTCCGGCACGGCCCGGATCCCGGCCCTGGTGCTGGAGACGGACGGGGACGCGAACACCGTGGTGTGGCGCCTGTCCGGTCGGGCCGCTCCGCCGGAACGGATCATCCGGCTGCCGTACCCGGTCGGCGGAGGGGTCTGGCTCGATGAGAGCGGTGACAGGCTCGCGCTGGTCTCCACTGAACCCGGAACCGGCACCATGGTCCTGGATCTGCCGCACGGCGACATGACCGCCCTCGGCTTGCCCGGCGGCGAACACCTGCTGCTGGCCGCGCCACACGGCGGAGTGCTTCTCACCGCCGCGCGGCAGGGCGGCGTCCACCGGCTCGGCGTCCGCCGTCCCGGCGACCGAGGGCCGACGGTCTTCCCCGATCGGCTCAACGAGACCGAGGGCATCGTCGTCCCGCTGGCGCTGGATCCCACCGGACGGTTCCTGGCCCTGTCGGTCACCCGGCGTGCCCGTTCCCACCTGCTGGTCCACGACCTGGTGGCGGACGAGGCGAGCGAGATCGCGCTGCCCCCCGGCGAGTTGTATCCGACCGCCCACTGGTCCGGCGGCGGCCTGCGACTGATCCACAGCACGCCGGACCGTCCGACGGGCGTGATCACCGTTCTGGAACCGTCCCGGCCACGTCTCCTCGTCCCCCGCGACGGGCGCCGGTTCCGGTGGACCGCCGCCCGGACGCGGCAGTACCCCGCCCCGGTGGGGACCACGGAGGCCGTCGTGTACGGCGACCCGGTCGGCAGCCGGCACCTGGTGGTGGCGCTTCACGGGGGCCCCGAGGCCGCCTGGCGGCTCGGATTCGACCCGTTGTTCCAGCGCCTCGCCTCCGAGGACATCGCGGTGGTGGCCCCCAACCAGCGGGGAAGCACCGGATACGGCGCGACCCACCGCGACGCCGTCCACGGCGCCTGGGGCGGTCCCGACCTGGCCGACGTCCTGCACCTGGGCCGTTCTCTGGTCGCCGAGCGCGGCCCGGACCGGCCTCGGCCCATGCTCTACGGGGCGAGCTACGGCGCGTACCTGGCGTTGCTGGCCGCGGCCGCGGAGCCGGACCTGTGGGACCGTGCCGCGGTCGTCGCGCCGTTCCTGTCAGGGACGCTGCTCTACGAGGACGGGCCGGGACCGGTCCGCAATCTGATAGACCGGCTCGGCGGTCGCGAGGAGATCCGGAACGACGACCTCGGTCCACGTGACCTGCTCCGGCTGGCCGGACGCATCCGGCTGCCGCTCCTCATCGTGCACGGTGAACGGGATCCGATCATCCCGGTCAGCCATTCCCGTCGCCTGCACGACCGGCTGCTCCAGACCCGTCACGTCCACGGCACGCCCACGACCTATCTCGAGGTTTCCGGAGCGGGCCACGACCCGCTGTCCGACGGCGGCGGACACGCCGTCGCGCTGCGCGTGCTCGGGTTCTTCCGCGCGGCGTCCCCCGGCGAAGAACAGCGGATGGACGAGGGATCGGGCGCCCGGCATTCCCCCCGACCATCCATAAGGGACAAGGAGTCCTCATGA
- a CDS encoding radical SAM protein: MSVSVSRPTDVIWDLTYACPLRCVHCYSESGRRPTRQLSHGEMLRVADAVISLGPETVEFAGGEPLVIEGIYEVAEHIARAGIKVSLYTSGWTLTPETAEEAAQVFHRITVSVDGADAEVHDRIRGRAGSFERAMNALALLDGVSARRSAGGGDPVIFGIDCSVLRGNLHQTEEFCTAVAPRFPRMRFLNFAAAVPSGLASRPGFSEAELLTNEELRTLTGQEHAERLRSLAPASVAVSTSSNLILLMHPDHIERFGFSLMQVEPDGEVRAMPVYEGCVGNLLTDDPAVLWRRATERWRDPFVVEAVSRVRSLADWAEAVRRIDRRFGSREVLARIGRRPPWPASGLS; this comes from the coding sequence ATGAGCGTCTCCGTCAGCCGGCCCACCGATGTCATCTGGGACCTCACCTACGCCTGCCCCCTGCGCTGTGTCCACTGCTACTCCGAGTCGGGCAGGCGGCCGACCCGGCAGTTGTCCCACGGCGAGATGCTGCGGGTCGCCGACGCGGTCATCTCGCTCGGCCCGGAGACGGTGGAGTTCGCGGGCGGTGAGCCCCTGGTGATCGAAGGGATCTACGAGGTCGCCGAGCACATCGCACGAGCGGGGATCAAGGTCAGCCTCTACACCAGCGGATGGACGCTCACCCCCGAAACCGCCGAGGAAGCGGCCCAGGTCTTCCACCGCATCACGGTCAGCGTGGACGGGGCCGACGCCGAGGTCCACGACCGCATACGGGGGAGGGCCGGCTCATTCGAACGCGCGATGAACGCCCTCGCCCTGCTGGACGGTGTGTCCGCCCGGCGTTCGGCCGGAGGAGGCGATCCTGTGATCTTCGGCATCGACTGTTCGGTCCTGCGCGGCAACCTTCACCAGACAGAGGAATTCTGCACCGCCGTCGCCCCCCGGTTCCCACGGATGCGGTTCCTCAATTTCGCTGCCGCGGTGCCTTCTGGGCTGGCCAGCCGACCCGGCTTCAGCGAGGCGGAACTGCTCACGAACGAGGAGCTCCGCACCCTGACCGGTCAGGAGCACGCCGAGCGCCTCAGGTCACTCGCACCGGCCTCGGTGGCGGTGTCGACCTCGAGCAACCTCATCCTTCTGATGCACCCGGACCACATCGAGCGTTTCGGCTTCTCCCTGATGCAGGTGGAGCCGGACGGCGAGGTGCGCGCGATGCCCGTCTACGAAGGGTGCGTGGGCAATCTCCTGACCGATGACCCCGCCGTCCTGTGGCGACGTGCCACCGAGCGGTGGCGCGATCCCTTCGTGGTCGAAGCGGTGTCGCGGGTGCGTTCGCTGGCGGACTGGGCCGAGGCGGTCCGGCGCATCGACCGCCGATTCGGCTCCCGTGAGGTGCTTGCGCGGATCGGCCGCCGCCCGCCCTGGCCCGCTTCGGGGCTCTCCTGA
- a CDS encoding SMP-30/gluconolactonase/LRE family protein yields the protein MVSSFDAEPVLRIRADIGEGPAWDAVRGRLVWVDITACAVHVLDPATGADQAVDVGVHVGAAVPTGDGELLLAVRDGIARLTAEGTVRMVAEVEADVPGNRMNDAKCDPAGRLWAGTMPYDSTPGVAALYRYDGASVVRVLDGVSLSNGLGWSPDGTVMYYIDSRTQRVDAYSYDAATGDIRDRRTVVEIDRADGTPDGMTVDDDGCLWIGLWGGGRVRRYTPDGVPDREVRLPVTQVTSCAFGGPRGDVLYITSAARGLDPAALGEQPLAGSVFAVEPGVTGRPAVPFSG from the coding sequence ATGGTCAGCTCGTTCGATGCGGAGCCGGTGCTGCGAATCCGCGCGGACATCGGGGAGGGACCCGCCTGGGACGCCGTGCGCGGGCGGCTCGTCTGGGTCGACATCACCGCGTGCGCCGTACACGTCCTCGACCCGGCCACGGGTGCCGACCAGGCCGTCGACGTGGGTGTCCACGTCGGCGCGGCGGTCCCCACCGGCGACGGTGAGCTGCTGCTGGCGGTACGGGACGGCATCGCCCGGCTGACGGCGGAGGGGACCGTCCGCATGGTCGCCGAGGTCGAGGCCGACGTGCCCGGCAACCGCATGAACGACGCCAAGTGCGATCCGGCGGGCCGGCTGTGGGCGGGCACCATGCCGTACGACTCCACCCCGGGTGTCGCGGCCCTCTACCGGTACGACGGCGCGTCCGTGGTCAGGGTCCTCGACGGGGTGAGCCTGTCCAACGGGCTCGGCTGGAGCCCCGACGGCACGGTCATGTACTACATCGACAGCCGCACCCAGCGGGTCGACGCCTACTCCTACGACGCCGCCACCGGCGACATCCGGGACCGTCGCACCGTCGTCGAGATCGACCGCGCCGACGGGACGCCCGACGGCATGACCGTCGACGACGACGGGTGCCTGTGGATCGGGCTGTGGGGCGGGGGCCGGGTCCGCCGCTACACGCCGGACGGCGTCCCCGACCGCGAGGTGCGGCTGCCGGTGACCCAGGTGACCAGCTGCGCCTTCGGCGGGCCGCGCGGGGACGTCCTCTACATCACCAGCGCCGCCCGCGGGCTCGATCCCGCCGCGCTCGGCGAGCAGCCGCTGGCCGGTTCGGTCTTCGCCGTCGAGCCGGGCGTCACCGGCCGCCCCGCGGTTCCCTTCTCCGGGTGA
- a CDS encoding DUF4188 domain-containing protein: MRTTDFSKAPPQGQATAMFVGATRYRGPLSIVTLTFTWFRMVRDMKRMRGYCWHTIYWEFPFTLGTLAFFTDRDALLRFARSRHHRKLMRWVTDGTRNATGGYIRLYNAEPGGYTNGVWRAEGDGMAHIRTFTPLSTEDEGPAVVRSAAGATREGDPGA; the protein is encoded by the coding sequence ATGAGGACCACCGACTTCAGCAAGGCCCCGCCGCAGGGGCAGGCTACCGCCATGTTCGTCGGGGCGACCCGCTACCGGGGGCCCCTGTCGATCGTCACACTGACCTTCACCTGGTTCCGCATGGTCCGCGACATGAAACGCATGCGCGGATACTGCTGGCACACGATCTACTGGGAGTTCCCCTTCACCCTCGGCACGCTCGCCTTCTTCACCGACCGCGACGCGCTGCTGCGCTTCGCCCGCAGCCGGCACCACCGCAAGCTCATGCGCTGGGTGACCGACGGCACGAGGAACGCCACCGGCGGCTACATCCGCCTGTACAACGCCGAGCCCGGCGGCTACACCAACGGGGTGTGGCGGGCCGAGGGTGACGGCATGGCGCACATCCGGACCTTCACCCCGCTGTCCACCGAGGACGAGGGCCCCGCCGTCGTCCGCTCTGCGGCCGGAGCCACCCGCGAGGGGGACCCCGGCGCATGA
- a CDS encoding phenylacetate--CoA ligase family protein gives MIPLKPRLGLLTPRERWRRVRLQAYSWLLTGAYQAGSLHPAVWRFVARSYHPLLDRLAARHAQVACQFAAVDVPAYRDFLLERGAEHARRLRDFPETDKHNYASVYDEESRCQEGRLHRPGVIVDESSGSSGKPYNWVRGPRELRNIHRNAAGYIELVFPGERLFVVNAYSMGAWATGTTTGNAMARIAMVKNTGPDLDKIVDTLTHFGPGYDYVVAAYPPFLKHLRDRLDEIGFPWEKYRLRGLVGGEGMTEALRDYLEQRFEEIRSGYGASDLTIGMGAETGFTVWLRKRLATDERLRRELLGENEQRLPMIFHYNPLETFLEVNDRGELLCTINTKSCLQPKLRYNIGDEARLHSLSTVRRLLGPELYREAVTDERMNLPLLFLFGRKDSTISYMGANLYPQDVEYGLYEGNPHAARIGRFCLSLEELPGLEYRPVVNIELRSADLSETERDELAAACRRGVLGHLAGVSRDFAESLREDPTAADLRVRVFPPGEGPFAGPATMKNVYLVKDA, from the coding sequence ATGATCCCCTTGAAGCCTCGGCTGGGCCTGCTCACTCCCCGGGAGCGCTGGCGCAGGGTACGGCTCCAGGCGTACTCCTGGTTGCTCACCGGTGCCTACCAGGCCGGATCTCTGCATCCGGCGGTCTGGCGGTTCGTGGCCCGTTCCTACCATCCGCTCCTCGACCGCCTCGCCGCCCGGCACGCCCAGGTGGCGTGTCAGTTCGCCGCCGTGGACGTGCCCGCCTACCGGGACTTCCTCCTCGAGCGCGGCGCCGAGCACGCGCGCCGCCTGCGGGACTTCCCCGAGACGGACAAGCACAACTACGCGAGCGTCTACGACGAGGAGAGTCGCTGCCAGGAGGGGCGGCTGCACCGTCCGGGTGTGATCGTCGACGAGTCGTCCGGGTCGAGCGGCAAGCCGTACAACTGGGTCAGGGGGCCCCGCGAACTCAGGAACATCCACCGCAACGCCGCCGGCTACATAGAACTGGTCTTCCCCGGCGAGCGGCTCTTCGTCGTCAACGCCTACTCGATGGGTGCCTGGGCCACCGGCACGACCACCGGTAACGCGATGGCCCGTATCGCCATGGTCAAGAACACCGGCCCCGACCTGGACAAGATCGTCGATACGCTGACGCACTTCGGACCCGGATACGACTACGTCGTCGCCGCCTACCCGCCGTTCCTCAAGCATCTGCGCGACCGGCTGGACGAGATCGGCTTCCCGTGGGAGAAGTATCGGCTGCGCGGCCTGGTCGGCGGGGAGGGCATGACCGAGGCGCTCCGCGACTACCTGGAACAGCGCTTCGAGGAGATCCGCTCCGGATACGGCGCGAGCGACCTGACGATCGGCATGGGCGCCGAGACCGGGTTCACGGTCTGGCTGCGCAAGCGTCTGGCGACCGACGAGCGGCTCCGGCGTGAGCTGCTCGGCGAGAACGAGCAGCGACTGCCGATGATCTTCCACTACAACCCGCTGGAGACCTTCCTGGAGGTCAACGACCGCGGCGAACTGCTGTGCACGATCAACACCAAGAGCTGTCTGCAGCCCAAGCTGCGCTACAACATCGGCGACGAGGCGCGGCTGCACTCGCTGTCCACCGTCAGGCGCCTTCTCGGCCCGGAGCTGTACCGCGAGGCCGTGACGGACGAGCGGATGAACCTGCCGTTGTTGTTCCTGTTCGGGCGCAAGGACAGCACGATCTCCTACATGGGGGCCAACCTCTACCCGCAGGACGTGGAGTACGGCCTCTACGAGGGCAACCCGCACGCCGCCCGGATCGGCCGCTTCTGCCTGTCGCTGGAGGAGCTGCCCGGTCTGGAGTACCGTCCCGTGGTCAACATCGAACTGCGTTCCGCCGATCTCAGCGAGACCGAGCGGGACGAACTCGCCGCGGCCTGCCGCCGCGGGGTGCTAGGCCACCTGGCCGGGGTCTCGCGTGACTTCGCCGAGTCGCTCAGGGAGGATCCCACCGCCGCCGACCTGCGGGTGCGGGTGTTCCCTCCGGGGGAGGGGCCGTTCGCCGGTCCGGCCACGATGAAGAACGTCTACCTGGTGAAGGACGCATGA
- a CDS encoding TetR/AcrR family transcriptional regulator, producing the protein MARPRTVSDEEIFAAVTGVVGRVGPARLTLAAVAREVGLSPATLVQRFGSKRALLLELRSGNAEQVRGHMRESTARAGFLDTLVGNLTALAAPVADPVAFSNHLAVLHQDLSDPEFHLQAREYAQAMREEIHDLLVSAAAAGELRPVDLEQLARTVESVYNGALITWAVHREDALETWLRRELDAALAPWRTGSGRHSGHHDPEP; encoded by the coding sequence ATGGCACGCCCGAGGACCGTCAGTGACGAGGAGATCTTCGCCGCGGTCACCGGGGTCGTCGGCCGGGTCGGCCCGGCCAGGCTCACACTGGCGGCCGTCGCCCGGGAGGTCGGGCTCTCCCCGGCCACCCTCGTGCAGCGTTTCGGCTCCAAGCGCGCGCTGCTGCTGGAGCTCCGCAGCGGCAACGCCGAGCAGGTGCGCGGGCACATGCGCGAGAGCACCGCGCGGGCCGGGTTCCTCGACACGCTCGTCGGCAACCTGACGGCGCTGGCCGCGCCGGTCGCCGACCCCGTGGCCTTCTCCAACCACCTCGCCGTCCTGCACCAGGACCTCAGCGACCCCGAGTTCCACCTCCAGGCGCGCGAGTACGCGCAGGCGATGCGTGAGGAGATCCACGATCTGCTCGTCAGCGCTGCGGCGGCGGGTGAGCTACGGCCGGTCGACCTGGAACAGCTCGCCCGTACGGTGGAGTCGGTCTACAACGGTGCGCTGATCACCTGGGCGGTCCACCGGGAGGACGCGCTGGAGACGTGGCTCCGCCGCGAGCTCGACGCCGCCCTCGCGCCTTGGCGTACCGGCTCGGGTCGCCACTCGGGCCACCACGACCCGGAACCCTGA
- a CDS encoding SDR family oxidoreductase: MRVVIAGGHGKIALRLERLLAGRGDEAVGLVRRAEHEPDLRAAGATAVLCDLEKAGADEVAAHLAGADAVVFAAGAGPGSGVARKDTVDRAASALLAEAAERAGVRRFVQVSSMGAGSPPAAGSDEVWAAYITAKTRAEEDLRARDLDWVILRPGALTDDPGTGRVTLAVPPLPFGRVTRDDVAAVIAELLDAPGVTGAVLELVGGEASVADAVRNLSAAGR, encoded by the coding sequence ATGAGAGTCGTCATCGCGGGCGGACACGGGAAGATCGCCCTGCGCCTGGAGCGGCTGCTCGCCGGACGCGGCGACGAGGCGGTCGGCCTCGTCCGCAGGGCGGAGCACGAACCCGACCTGCGGGCGGCCGGCGCCACGGCGGTCCTGTGCGATCTGGAGAAGGCCGGCGCCGACGAGGTCGCCGCCCACCTGGCGGGTGCCGACGCGGTGGTCTTCGCGGCCGGGGCGGGGCCGGGCAGCGGCGTCGCCCGCAAGGACACCGTGGACCGGGCGGCGTCGGCGCTGCTGGCCGAGGCCGCCGAACGCGCCGGGGTGCGCCGCTTCGTACAGGTGTCGTCGATGGGTGCGGGAAGCCCGCCCGCGGCGGGCTCGGACGAGGTCTGGGCGGCCTACATCACGGCCAAGACCCGGGCCGAGGAAGATCTGCGTGCCCGTGACCTCGACTGGGTCATCCTGCGGCCCGGCGCGTTGACCGACGACCCCGGCACCGGCCGGGTGACCCTCGCCGTGCCGCCGCTGCCGTTCGGGAGGGTGACCCGTGACGATGTCGCCGCGGTGATCGCGGAGCTGCTGGACGCCCCCGGCGTCACCGGGGCCGTCCTGGAACTCGTCGGGGGCGAGGCCTCCGTCGCCGACGCGGTCCGGAACCTGTCCGCCGCCGGCCGCTGA
- a CDS encoding 1-aminocyclopropane-1-carboxylate deaminase — protein sequence MSLDSFDRYPLLFGPSPVHRLDRLSAHLGGAQVWAKREDCNSGIAYGGNKTRKLEYLVADALAQGCDTLVSIGGVQSNHTRQVAAVAARVGLKCVLIQESWVDWPDSVYDKVGNILLSRLAGADVRLVRAGFGIGFKESWDRAVQEIEERGGRPYAIPAGASDHRLGGLGFAGWAREVQAQERELGVFFDTVVVCSVTGSTQAGMVAGFAALEQAGDRPRRVIGIDASARPAETRAQIGRITRGTAELIGVRREISDEEIMLDERYHAGVYGIPGEDTLEAMRLAARTEGMITDPVYEGKSMAGLIDMVSRGEIPVGSNVLYAHLGGQPALNGYSALFS from the coding sequence ATGTCCCTTGACTCCTTCGACCGTTATCCGCTGCTGTTCGGCCCGTCCCCGGTGCACCGGCTCGACCGGCTGAGCGCGCACCTGGGCGGCGCACAGGTGTGGGCCAAGCGCGAAGACTGCAACTCCGGCATCGCCTACGGAGGCAACAAGACCCGGAAGCTCGAATACCTCGTCGCCGACGCACTGGCGCAGGGCTGCGACACGCTGGTGTCCATCGGCGGTGTCCAGTCGAACCACACCCGCCAGGTGGCCGCGGTCGCCGCCAGGGTGGGCCTGAAATGCGTGCTCATCCAGGAGAGCTGGGTCGACTGGCCGGACTCGGTCTACGACAAGGTCGGCAACATCCTGCTCAGTCGTCTGGCCGGCGCCGACGTCCGGCTGGTCCGGGCCGGTTTCGGCATCGGGTTCAAGGAGAGCTGGGACCGCGCCGTCCAGGAGATCGAGGAACGCGGCGGCAGGCCGTACGCGATCCCGGCCGGTGCCTCCGACCACCGGCTGGGCGGCCTCGGGTTCGCGGGCTGGGCACGCGAGGTCCAGGCGCAGGAACGCGAGCTGGGCGTCTTCTTCGACACGGTCGTCGTCTGCTCGGTCACCGGCAGCACCCAGGCGGGCATGGTCGCCGGCTTCGCCGCGCTGGAGCAGGCCGGCGACCGGCCGCGCCGGGTGATCGGGATCGACGCCTCGGCCAGGCCGGCGGAGACACGGGCCCAGATCGGCAGGATCACCCGTGGCACCGCCGAGCTCATCGGCGTGCGACGGGAGATCTCCGACGAGGAGATCATGCTGGACGAGCGCTACCACGCCGGCGTCTACGGCATCCCGGGTGAGGACACCCTGGAGGCGATGCGCCTGGCCGCCCGGACCGAAGGCATGATCACCGACCCCGTCTACGAGGGCAAGTCGATGGCGGGCCTGATCGACATGGTCTCCCGGGGGGAGATTCCCGTCGGCTCGAACGTCCTGTACGCGCACCTGGGCGGCCAACCGGCGCTCAACGGGTACAGCGCCTTGTTCTCCTGA
- a CDS encoding SRPBCC family protein — MSEHERSRRIAAPPQVVFERAGNLDDLDHWLPQDLHVHPGEPPAVTVHEDSTGQDARALLRSRPDQLRMEWGTRDTDRYAGWLQVADSGDDESEVTIHLSFFDEGEDGGTPPAEAVDRALEESLERLAAQVGRHAGG, encoded by the coding sequence ATGAGCGAACACGAGCGTTCCCGCAGGATCGCCGCACCGCCGCAGGTGGTGTTCGAGCGGGCGGGGAACCTGGACGACCTCGACCACTGGCTGCCGCAGGACCTGCACGTCCACCCCGGGGAGCCGCCCGCGGTCACGGTGCACGAGGACAGCACCGGCCAGGACGCCCGCGCGCTGCTGCGATCCCGGCCCGACCAGCTCCGGATGGAGTGGGGCACCCGCGACACCGACCGGTACGCCGGATGGTTGCAGGTGGCGGACAGCGGCGACGACGAGAGCGAGGTGACGATTCACCTGTCCTTCTTCGACGAGGGCGAGGACGGCGGCACGCCGCCCGCCGAAGCGGTCGACCGGGCTCTGGAGGAGAGCCTGGAGCGGCTGGCCGCCCAGGTGGGCCGGCACGCCGGAGGCTGA
- a CDS encoding UDP-N-acetylglucosamine--N-acetylmuramyl-(pentapeptide) pyrophosphoryl-undecaprenol N-acetylglucosamine transferase, whose protein sequence is MMAGERRTLRLLVTGGGTGGHTYPALTTVMALRDYAVGRGFDFDVLWVGTESGLEARVSAEHGIPFRAIKAGKLRRSPNLRELATNVADMFRVPIGVLQAFGVAARYRPDVVLSTGGYVCVPLGVASRLLGRPLVMHEQITALGLANRILSRFARRIALTHPSSIEHLPAGARERAVVTGNPIRPHLLRGNVDAARRHFGLAHGFPLVYVTGGAQGSRQINTLIEEILPALLTRAQVIHQCGPDWIGRFTEAAAALPAELRDRYRPVAYVGGELPHVFAAADVVVSRSGAGTVAELTAVGKASVLIPLVPSAADEQRQNARYLAEAGAARALLDDKPTADRLLAELDLLLRDPATRAAMAGAAQSLGRVDAADALAQVLLAEAEAVKAG, encoded by the coding sequence ATGATGGCCGGAGAACGTCGGACCCTGCGGTTGCTCGTCACCGGGGGCGGAACCGGCGGCCACACCTATCCCGCGCTGACCACCGTGATGGCTCTGCGCGACTACGCCGTCGGCCGCGGGTTCGACTTCGACGTGCTCTGGGTCGGCACCGAGAGCGGCCTGGAGGCCCGCGTCTCGGCGGAACACGGCATCCCGTTCCGGGCGATCAAGGCCGGGAAGCTGCGGCGCTCACCCAACCTGCGCGAGCTGGCCACCAACGTCGCCGACATGTTCCGCGTCCCGATCGGGGTGCTGCAGGCGTTCGGCGTCGCGGCCCGTTACCGCCCCGACGTGGTCCTGTCCACCGGCGGATACGTGTGCGTGCCACTGGGCGTCGCGTCCAGGCTCCTGGGCCGCCCGCTGGTGATGCACGAGCAGATCACCGCGCTCGGCCTGGCCAACCGCATCCTGTCGCGCTTCGCCCGGCGGATCGCGCTGACCCACCCGTCCTCCATCGAGCACCTGCCCGCCGGAGCCCGGGAACGCGCCGTGGTCACCGGCAACCCGATCCGCCCCCACCTGCTGCGCGGCAACGTGGACGCGGCCCGGCGCCACTTCGGCCTCGCCCACGGCTTCCCCCTCGTCTACGTGACCGGAGGCGCCCAGGGCAGCCGGCAGATCAACACCCTGATCGAGGAGATCCTGCCCGCCCTGCTCACCCGCGCACAGGTGATCCACCAGTGCGGTCCCGACTGGATCGGACGGTTCACCGAGGCCGCCGCCGCGCTCCCCGCCGAACTGCGCGACCGCTACCGCCCGGTGGCGTACGTCGGCGGCGAACTGCCCCATGTGTTCGCCGCCGCCGACGTGGTGGTCTCCCGCAGCGGCGCGGGCACCGTCGCCGAGCTGACCGCCGTGGGCAAGGCGTCCGTGCTCATCCCGCTGGTGCCCTCCGCCGCCGACGAGCAGCGACAGAACGCCCGCTACCTCGCCGAGGCCGGCGCGGCCCGGGCGTTGCTGGACGACAAGCCCACCGCCGACCGGCTCCTGGCCGAGCTGGACCTCCTGCTCCGCGACCCGGCGACCCGCGCCGCCATGGCCGGCGCCGCCCAGTCGCTCGGCCGGGTCGACGCCGCCGACGCCCTCGCCCAGGTCCTCCTCGCCGAGGCGGAGGCCGTCAAGGCGGGGTGA